The region GCTGAGGGCGATAAACAGCAGGATCAACCCCGCCGCTAACGCGGCTATCTGGCGGATATTGGCCGCTGCCGCCTGCGCGGCCTCCGCGCCGGGTAAATGCGGCGTCCAGCTCAGATATCCCAGCGTTTCACCTGCCGAACCGCGCAGCGGTATGCTGGCTACGCCGGCATGTCGCGCCTGCAAGCGCAAGTCATCAATCTGAAAGGTCGTTCCCAGATCGCTGAGGAGCTTCGCATTGAGATGGCGGGTGATCACCAGGTAGCGGCGCGTCTCGTCATAAACGTTAAGCCGCCCGCTCGCCGGGCGAATAAGCCCGATACTGACAAATGCCACCCCTTCGCGGGTGCGGGTGATCCCCGCGAAAACCTCTTTTCCCGCGCGCAGCGGCTCGCTGTTATCACGAATCAGCGCGGCCAGTCCGTCACCAAAAAACGCGAGATTAGGCCCGGTAAAAGGCTGGCTGCGAAACGCCCCCCACAGCACGGCGAACTTCTCATCCAGCACAAAGGTACCGTCGTACAGGTTATTGATTTTAAAACCCGAACCCCAGGTGCTGTATAACCATGCGCTATCCAGCTGAGGACGATACGCTTCCTTAACCGCTTCATCCCAGACAGCGTTATCAATGACCAGCGACCGGGTCCGGTTTACCGCCGTCTGAATCGCCCCCTGCACAGACAGCGCGGTGCGGTGTTCATCAATTTCATTGGCCTTGGTGCTAATGAGGTGCAGCGAAAGATAAAGCAGCGCGACGACGGAAACAATCAGTCCGATGCCGGCCATAAAGAGCATGACAAACAGCGTCCTTGCCGTGGGGAGATTACGCCAGCTTAACGGATTAAACATTGGCCGTCCCTTACTGGTGTCGAGGGAAACAGAGGTGTGGGGAGATAGTATCCTAAGCCTGATACCGCCCGCGAATTTCATTGCCCACAAACGTGGGCAACTTAACATTAGGCGAGTTTTATCAGTGTCATACCGACAATCAGCAGAGCCAGACCAAGCCAGCCTTTATAATTCAGGCGCTGCCCAAAGAGCACCCAGCCGGCGGCGAGCGTGGCGACAATGCCAAACCCGCCCCACAGTGCATACGCCACCGCGAGATCGATACCTTTCACCGCCTGCGATAAGGCGCTAAATGCCGCTAACACAGCGAAAAGGGAAGCGAAACCATACCACTTGCGGCGAAAACCGTCTGAGAACTTTAAAAAGATGTTCGCTGCGATCTCCAGCACAATCGCCATTGCCAGCCACAGGCCGTGAACCCACTCAAACTGCAGCATGGTTACGCTCCTGACGCACGGCTTTGCGCGTCCCGGATTTGATCAACACAATGCCCAGTACCAGCGTAGCCAGACCGGCGGCTTTCAGCGTCGATAATGGTTCATCGAAAAGAAAGACGCTACAAATAGTAATTATGAATATGCCAACGCCTTCCCATAATGCGTACGCCACGCCGAGGGCTATTTTTTTAACCGCGAATGACAGAAAAATATACGACAGTGCAATCATCACCAGCATTAAAATAAAACCGGTGTGACTATCACTAATACTTGCCCATTTCATCGACAACGTGCCGGTTATTTCAGCAACAATCGCCAGGGCTAATAAAATCCAGTAAATCATTTTTTTCTCCTGCTTGAGAACATACTTTCCTGCGGCTTACCGAACGACGGGAAACCGGAAAAACAACGATGTCAGCCGGGCACAACGTGCCAGCTCAGGCAGAGAGAAAACTACAGCGCAGAGCGCCAGTACTGGTCATCTGCCAGCAGGCAGCAGGAAGAAAACGGGAGGGAAGAATCAGGTTTTAAGACGCTGAACAGAATGTCCATATAATTACAATTATCCGCAAATTGCTTCTCATCGTAGCGGAAATAAATTGTCCTCAGTAGTTAAACACCGCCCTTTTTTATCACAGGCTAAGATTTTACTCAAAGTCTTTGCACTTCTTTACGACAAACAAAAACGCCGCCATAAATTTCCAGACGGCGTTTTTAAATATTATTACGCTTGTTTTTCTGTATTCGCCCGCGACTGCGCCAGCAAATTCCATGAGGTAATAAACAGCGCGGCAATCATTGGCCCCAGCACAAAACCGTTAATGCCAAAGAACTGCAGCCCGCCGAGCGTAGTAAGCAGGATCAGGTAGTCCGGCATGCGGGTATCTTTTCCCACCAGCAGCGGGCGCAACAGATTGTCAGCCAGCCCCACCACAATCACGAAGTAGAGTGTCAGAACAGTCGCCGTGACCAGCTCGCCGGTTGAATAGAGAAAGATCACCGCCGGGACCCAGACAATCGCCGTCCCCACTGCCGGGATCAGCGACAAAAACGCCATTAACGTCGCCCACAGCAGGCTGCCGTTGAACCCGGCAAACCAGAAACCGATACCGCCCAGCGCCCCCTGCACAATGGCCACGACCAGCGTGCCTTTTACCGTTGCGCGCGCCACACCGGCGAATTTCAGAAACAGGCGGCGTTTGATGGTCGCCGACAGCGGCACCACGTCGTAGATTTTGCGCACCAGTTCTGCGCCATCTTTCAGTAAAAAGAACAGTAAATAGACCATCAAACAGAAGCCGACCGTAATTCCCAGCGTGCCTTTGCCGATCAGTACCGCGCTGCCCGCCAGATAGCGCCCAACGCTCAGCGCCACGCCGGAGAGTTTTTCGCGGATCGCGGCGACCGAATCGAAATCATTTTCACGCAGCGAATTTTTTGCCCACTCCGGCAGATGCGCGATCCCGTCGCTTAACAACTGCGGCAAATCGGTGCCGTTATTCTGCAACCGCTGGTACAGACTATTGACCTCCACGGCGATCGAGGAGAGCACCATCATCAACGGAATAAAGACAATCACGCAGATCAGCAACACGGTGATAAGCGATGCCACGCCGTTGCGCCCACCGAGCAGCGCCGATAAACGCATGCGCAGCGGGTAAAAAATCAGCGCCAGGATCACCGCCCAGATAATGGCGGAGTAGTAAGGCTGGATCAGGCTGAAAAACGCCAGACTGACCAGTAATAACAGAATGATAAAAAAGAAATTATTACTTTTAAGTGTCGTCATCCGGGACATCCAATGGGGAAACTGCCCACCAGTGTAGAGCGTTACCCATTGATTGTAAAAACAGAGCCGCCTCAGGTAGCAGAGCCGTTTCGCTGTCAGGGTGCCATCACGGCGACGTTGTTGTCAGCGCCCTCAACGGCGCATTCACCCATTTGTTTTACCTGTGCCAGAAGATTTTCTATCTCAGAAAAAGCTAATGCTTTGGAAAAATACCAGCCCTGTGCACAGGATTCCGGCAAATTGCCTTGCAAAAAAAGATGCTGCGCTTCATTTTCGACGCCTTCGAAAACGATAATGCGTGGCATATCTTTAAACATCGCAATAAGACCAGGCAGAATATGGCGGTTAATGGACTGTGTACCGATAGAATCCGTTATTGATTTATCAATTTTTATTTCATCTACATCCAGCATGGACAGCCATTTTAAATTGGAATAACCGGTACCGAAATCATCCAGCGCAAATAACACACCATGCTCTTTATATAAACATATTGACTGCATAATATCTTCTATGCGACCACTCTGCCTTTCAGTGATTTCCAGCATGATATGTTTCCCTGCCACGCCTTCTTGTTGCAGGGTATCGATAAGCCGCTGATAAAACGTTTTTGAACAGATATCTGAACAACTGACGTTTATGCTTAGCGTGATATCTTTTTCTCTCAACGCAGCACCACACTCTTTGATCGCATGTTCAACAACGTAAAGACTTATCTTATTAATCAAGCCATTTTCTTCTGCCAGCGGAATGAAAATATCCGGGCCGATATTTCCCATTTGTTTATCATTCCAGCGCAACAGCACTTCGACACCGATGATACTTTTATCTTTTACCCGGTAAAGCGGCTGATAAACAAAATGCAACTCTTTATTAATAATGGCATTTTCTAATCGGGTTAATAATGACTGGTTCTCATGCTGATTTTTATTGATTAACGCGCCAATAATCAACCCCACCAACGAGGCGACGCAAAAGAGGAAAAGAAGAATATAGCCGTTGTTATTAAACACGAAAGAGTGTCTGACGCCAGCCACAACGCAGATATCATGCCGCGCATCACATGACTTTTCAGTAATAAAAA is a window of Enterobacter sp. R4-368 DNA encoding:
- the mdtJ gene encoding multidrug/spermidine efflux SMR transporter subunit MdtJ; protein product: MIYWILLALAIVAEITGTLSMKWASISDSHTGFILMLVMIALSYIFLSFAVKKIALGVAYALWEGVGIFIITICSVFLFDEPLSTLKAAGLATLVLGIVLIKSGTRKAVRQERNHAAV
- the mdtI gene encoding multidrug/spermidine efflux SMR transporter subunit MdtI, which codes for MLQFEWVHGLWLAMAIVLEIAANIFLKFSDGFRRKWYGFASLFAVLAAFSALSQAVKGIDLAVAYALWGGFGIVATLAAGWVLFGQRLNYKGWLGLALLIVGMTLIKLA
- a CDS encoding EAL domain-containing protein, giving the protein MIKVLKKGVSIYIAALLLSFAFFYIVAQVAYYAFIQEKVEDYAESILARSDNIILQVREINALREEFSVYTPCSDPYLHALRKRLWPYPLIKDIGYVEDGRIICSALWGKYAAPLSLNVFKNKVSRGSYTWVFDALIESNITADVVYNNNFSVTVSPFAFTRFREDSIRWGFNAVVGDYNHKQHFFRVGNNTSLLENIEHGKVHELFFITEKSCDARHDICVVAGVRHSFVFNNNGYILLFLFCVASLVGLIIGALINKNQHENQSLLTRLENAIINKELHFVYQPLYRVKDKSIIGVEVLLRWNDKQMGNIGPDIFIPLAEENGLINKISLYVVEHAIKECGAALREKDITLSINVSCSDICSKTFYQRLIDTLQQEGVAGKHIMLEITERQSGRIEDIMQSICLYKEHGVLFALDDFGTGYSNLKWLSMLDVDEIKIDKSITDSIGTQSINRHILPGLIAMFKDMPRIIVFEGVENEAQHLFLQGNLPESCAQGWYFSKALAFSEIENLLAQVKQMGECAVEGADNNVAVMAP
- a CDS encoding AI-2E family transporter, whose translation is MTTLKSNNFFFIILLLLVSLAFFSLIQPYYSAIIWAVILALIFYPLRMRLSALLGGRNGVASLITVLLICVIVFIPLMMVLSSIAVEVNSLYQRLQNNGTDLPQLLSDGIAHLPEWAKNSLRENDFDSVAAIREKLSGVALSVGRYLAGSAVLIGKGTLGITVGFCLMVYLLFFLLKDGAELVRKIYDVVPLSATIKRRLFLKFAGVARATVKGTLVVAIVQGALGGIGFWFAGFNGSLLWATLMAFLSLIPAVGTAIVWVPAVIFLYSTGELVTATVLTLYFVIVVGLADNLLRPLLVGKDTRMPDYLILLTTLGGLQFFGINGFVLGPMIAALFITSWNLLAQSRANTEKQA